The following proteins come from a genomic window of Hypanus sabinus isolate sHypSab1 chromosome 9, sHypSab1.hap1, whole genome shotgun sequence:
- the LOC132398853 gene encoding interleukin-6 receptor subunit alpha-like has translation MGLRVDRQLLSLALLICCPTSAQDQCPLTVSDPNTVTSQVGGRVDLSCGPDAQVETEWRFRSKVLRLGHHCGLNGSRLILESVQAKNAGPYTCFRNGTRVKSVRLLVGEPPKTPTIVCLLKSYLSPIRCQWQSMELKRLTKCYLFYRTSLLKTASLKPCKFYTGSRACVCTAPHKEGEYEHYFISLAVSNGFGCSQSKERMFTFDGLLRSDPPEMVRVRSVRKAKHKLNVTWAYPRTWQPGFYALQFEVSYGVKDELFFRSAIVKDTTFLIADALPNKNYTVQVRAKEEFNHGSWSEWSPKAFGVPWEDPRKNMVPQEDIEGSTDPDCEACFLEEKGLQESHHPEWKSFPDYVLCLKIVCLLIVSILFIVILIR, from the exons TGTCTGACCCCAACACGGTCACCTCCCAGGTCGGAGGCCGTGTCGACTTGTCCTGCGGCCCCGATGCCCAGGTGGAGACGGAGTGGAGATTCAGGAGCAAGGTCCTGAGGCTCGGCCATCACTGCGGGCTCAACGGCAGCCGACTGATCCTGGAGTCCGTCCAGGCGAAGAACGCAGGGCCCTACACTTGTTTCAGGAATGGTACCAGGGTGAAGAGCGTGCGGCTGCTCGTCGGAG AGCCGCCGAAGACGCCCACGATCGTTTGCTTGCTGAAGTCATACCTGAGTCCAATTCGATGCCAGTGGCAGTCCATGGAACTCAAGCGGTTAACCAAGTGCTACCTGTTCTACAGGACCAG CCTCCTGAAGACTGCCTCCCTGAAGCCTTGCAAGTTCTACACGGGCTCGCGGGCCTGCGTATGCACAGCCCCCCACAAGGAGGGAGAGTACGAGCACTATTTCATTTCGCTGGCTGTCTCCAACGGCTTCGGCTGCTCACAAAGCAAAGAGAGGATGTTCACCTTTGACGGCCTGC TGAGATCGGACCCCCCGGAGATGGTCAGAGTGAGGTCGGTGCGAAAGGCCAAGCACAAGCTCAACGTTACGTGGGCCTACCCGCGCACCTGGCAGCCGGGGTTCTACGCCCTGCAGTTTGAAGTCAGCTACGGTGTCAAAGATGAGCTCTTCTTCAGATCG gcCATCGTCAAGGACACCACCTTCCTGATCGCAGACGCTCTGCCcaacaagaactacaccgtacaagTCCGGGCCAAGGAGGAGTTTAACCATGGCTCCTGGAGTGAATGGAGCCCCAAGGCTTTTGGCGTTCCCTGGGAAG ATCCCCGGAAGAACATGGTACCACAGGAGGACATTGAG GGATCGACGGACCCTGATTGCGAGGCATGTTTTCTCGAGGAGAAGGGCCTTCAAG AGTCCCATCATCCAGAGTGGAAGTCCTTCCCGGATTACGTGCTGTGCCTCAAGATCGTCTGCCTGCTCATTGTCAGCATCCTCTTCATCGTCATACTTATCAGGTGA